A genomic stretch from Halorubrum salinarum includes:
- a CDS encoding replication factor A: protein MSSNSSSSKVVTVDEQAFENAGEQAVDEDGFPVVDETPEFEAAVEQETQAKVDANHPDGIADTSEDRIHGVTLEQEERIRAREAELERISAQAELGTQEGRAKRTRDIAAKRSAERRVEFQKRAASVNPIADPERDDPRAELTQEQLAAVNKQSMRLAEKLDGWSRAAIGRRLGEAVVGGKDLTSAVVGVFEELQTAPGTVIPIGKIEDINRKEVCVEGRVEVLWDADSPAIAQVGLIADDSGKTKVTIWEKSDAPWIEEGEQVRIHKAARNWYDGRVSLAVTGWTTIHFPERGRWWE from the coding sequence ATGTCAAGTAACAGCTCTAGTAGCAAGGTCGTTACGGTGGATGAACAGGCATTCGAGAACGCGGGCGAGCAGGCGGTCGATGAAGATGGCTTCCCGGTCGTCGACGAGACGCCGGAGTTCGAGGCGGCGGTCGAGCAGGAGACGCAGGCGAAGGTGGATGCGAACCACCCGGACGGGATCGCGGACACGAGCGAGGACCGGATTCACGGTGTTACCCTCGAACAGGAGGAGCGCATTCGGGCGCGGGAAGCCGAACTGGAGCGCATCAGTGCCCAAGCCGAACTGGGAACACAGGAGGGACGCGCGAAGCGGACGCGAGACATCGCAGCGAAGCGGAGCGCTGAGAGGCGTGTGGAGTTCCAGAAGCGGGCGGCGAGCGTGAATCCGATAGCGGACCCGGAGCGAGACGATCCCCGTGCAGAGCTCACGCAGGAGCAGTTGGCAGCGGTGAACAAACAGTCGATGCGGTTGGCCGAGAAGTTGGATGGCTGGTCGCGAGCAGCGATTGGCCGGCGGCTGGGTGAAGCCGTCGTCGGTGGGAAAGACCTGACGAGTGCAGTCGTCGGGGTGTTCGAGGAGTTACAGACGGCACCTGGGACGGTGATTCCCATCGGGAAGATCGAGGACATCAATCGCAAAGAGGTGTGCGTTGAGGGTCGGGTCGAGGTACTCTGGGATGCGGACTCGCCGGCCATCGCTCAAGTCGGGCTGATCGCGGACGACAGTGGGAAAACGAAGGTGACGATTTGGGAGAAATCAGATGCGCCGTGGATTGAAGAGGGTGAGCAGGTGCGTATTCACAAGGCGGCCCGGAACTGGTACGATGGGCGCGTCTCACTGGCCGTTACCGGGTGGACTACGATTCATTTCCCAGAGCGCGGTCGGTGGTGGGAATAG
- a CDS encoding biosurfactant protein 1, which produces MHNRYSDFEELRPTGEASHVPDTRLDDGYEGNPRRQRVATSTDGYPAAPTATDGECRSCGASVPDGQTKCRFCLTNHLESDTTSTGESASTTVLGIVHLVVESTTFYGAVAKGGAAANLLSANEAEPAVDDYTLIYDLDEAPARQLAEQWPSLPDAVQVSSAEGEQLLSAARDRAGWHGQEASERQEQAPTRLYDQRGDGIRDASRLDAVLDDADDAVWLVPAIALTESTGEAAADRQASSVPTTQELECQTCGRATDHRFKTHESVPDEAWTGQPIWECRVCGSARYGPNLE; this is translated from the coding sequence ATGCATAACAGATATTCAGACTTTGAGGAACTGCGGCCGACCGGCGAGGCGTCCCACGTTCCGGACACGAGGCTGGACGACGGGTACGAAGGTAACCCCAGACGGCAACGTGTCGCGACGAGCACTGACGGCTATCCTGCTGCGCCGACGGCCACCGACGGCGAGTGCCGGTCCTGTGGGGCGTCAGTTCCAGACGGACAGACGAAATGCCGGTTCTGTCTTACCAACCATCTCGAGAGTGACACCACCAGCACGGGCGAGTCAGCGTCGACGACGGTCCTCGGTATCGTCCACCTAGTCGTCGAGTCGACCACGTTCTACGGCGCCGTCGCGAAGGGCGGCGCGGCAGCGAACCTCCTCTCCGCCAACGAGGCGGAGCCGGCCGTCGACGACTACACGCTCATCTACGATCTCGACGAGGCACCGGCTCGCCAGCTGGCCGAGCAATGGCCCTCACTTCCCGACGCGGTACAGGTGTCCTCAGCGGAGGGAGAGCAGCTTCTCAGTGCCGCCCGTGACCGGGCTGGGTGGCACGGGCAGGAAGCGTCGGAGCGTCAGGAACAGGCCCCGACGCGCCTCTACGACCAGCGTGGGGACGGCATCCGCGACGCGTCGCGTCTCGACGCGGTCCTCGACGACGCCGACGATGCGGTGTGGCTGGTTCCAGCGATAGCGCTGACCGAATCTACTGGCGAAGCTGCGGCTGATCGCCAGGCGTCGTCGGTACCGACGACGCAGGAACTCGAGTGTCAAACCTGTGGACGGGCGACCGACCATCGGTTCAAAACGCATGAGTCGGTCCCGGATGAGGCGTGGACAGGACAACCGATCTGGGAGTGCCGGGTGTGTGGCTCAGCTCGCTACGGCCCCAATCTCGAGTAG
- a CDS encoding ribbon-helix-helix domain-containing protein, translating to MSASDDPRRVHFQSPEYLVDRLDAIAELFDKDRTDLLVEAIREYIEDTADSETFQELVATKYYDDQLEFETVKQLVGAETAQRLRLLKADLEDEPLNLAAPDDVDIYDGDATVVEPAGDDER from the coding sequence ATGAGCGCAAGTGATGATCCGCGACGGGTCCATTTCCAGTCGCCGGAGTATCTCGTCGACCGGCTGGATGCGATCGCGGAGCTCTTCGATAAGGATCGGACGGATCTGCTTGTCGAGGCGATTCGGGAGTACATCGAAGACACGGCCGACAGCGAGACATTTCAGGAGTTGGTCGCGACGAAGTACTACGACGACCAGCTTGAGTTCGAGACAGTCAAGCAGTTGGTCGGCGCCGAGACCGCCCAGCGCCTCCGGCTTCTCAAAGCGGATCTCGAGGATGAACCACTCAATCTCGCTGCCCCCGACGACGTCGACATCTACGATGGCGACGCGACGGTGGTTGAGCCCGCAGGCGACGACGAGCGATGA
- a CDS encoding LutC/YkgG family protein has product MSAEAIATFESSLDEIGVELVRTTADEFASTLSPLLDAPTVGTSLPFETVSLPDSVDTDPSIADLEAAATGVTAAGYGIADYGSVIIQGGTDGEEPVSLYADEHVAVVAASDVLPDMDATFDQLAEDIRNGVGQSIIATGPSATADMGSLVTGAHGPMDVTVVLLEDK; this is encoded by the coding sequence ATGTCAGCTGAGGCAATTGCGACCTTCGAGTCGTCGCTCGACGAGATCGGCGTCGAACTCGTGCGAACCACGGCCGACGAGTTCGCGTCGACGCTTTCACCCCTGCTCGACGCACCTACGGTCGGCACCTCACTCCCCTTCGAGACCGTCTCGCTGCCGGACAGCGTCGATACCGATCCGTCGATCGCGGACCTCGAGGCCGCGGCGACCGGCGTCACTGCTGCCGGCTACGGTATCGCCGACTACGGCTCGGTGATCATCCAGGGCGGTACCGACGGCGAGGAGCCGGTGAGTCTCTATGCGGACGAACACGTCGCCGTCGTCGCCGCCAGCGACGTGCTGCCGGACATGGACGCGACGTTCGACCAGCTCGCCGAGGATATCCGGAACGGCGTCGGACAGTCCATCATCGCGACGGGGCCGAGCGCAACCGCGGACATGGGCTCGCTCGTGACGGGCGCTCACGGCCCGATGGATGTGACGGTCGTACTCCTGGAGGACAAGTAG
- a CDS encoding LUD domain-containing protein: protein MSADTRRQKAERIRHLLDTEGDAVHENTQVFNEGRYESTANLDDYDELKNEARAIKEDAIERLPELVDQVTEAVEANGGSVYVADDAADANRYIEEVVDGRDVVKSKSMTSEEIEVNESLEARDGDVWETDLAEFVLQVADEAPSHIVAPAIHKSREEIAALFNEVFDPEEPLETAEELTRFAREYLGEKILDAEVGMTGANFVTADTGTLALVTSEGNARKCVQATDTHVAVAGVEKLVPSVEDLQPFVELIGRSGTGQDITSYISLFTPPSDSPTFGGNELESGDDREFHLVLIDNGRMEMREDDQLRETLYCIRCSACANSCANFQHVGGHAFGGETYSGGIATGWEAGVHGEDSAAEFNDLCTGCSRCVNQCPVNIDIPWINTVVRDRINRGEDGDFDFLVEGLTPDEEPGGVDLQKRLFGNFDTLAKLGSAFAPLSNWAARTGPARSLLERTLGVDSRRELPEFERESLVEWFEKRGPHVGRDEARRQVALYPDAYTNYVRTERGKAAVRVLEALDIRVDVPPAGESGRAPLSQGMVSTAQSNADAVYDALAPAIAAGHDVVVIEPSDLAMFHREYERLLPEDDYAALHEQSYELMEYVYGLLENGGDIDVLPGGDDERIAYHSHCQQRTLDLEPYTVAVLEDCGFDVTTSDVECCGMAGSFGYKSEYYELSVDVGETLVDEFTTEDTADRTVVASGTSCLEQLDALLTRRPAHPVRLLDTQ from the coding sequence ATGAGCGCCGACACCCGCCGGCAGAAGGCCGAGCGCATCCGCCATCTCCTCGACACCGAGGGCGACGCCGTTCACGAGAACACCCAGGTCTTCAACGAGGGCCGGTACGAGTCCACCGCGAATCTCGATGACTACGACGAGTTGAAAAACGAGGCTCGTGCCATCAAGGAAGACGCTATCGAACGCCTCCCTGAACTGGTCGACCAAGTCACCGAGGCCGTCGAAGCCAACGGCGGCAGCGTCTACGTCGCCGACGACGCCGCCGACGCGAACCGATACATCGAGGAGGTCGTCGACGGCCGCGACGTGGTGAAGTCGAAGTCGATGACGAGCGAGGAGATCGAGGTCAACGAGTCGCTCGAGGCACGCGACGGGGACGTCTGGGAGACCGACCTCGCAGAGTTCGTCCTCCAAGTCGCCGACGAGGCTCCCTCACACATCGTCGCCCCGGCGATCCACAAGTCCCGCGAGGAGATCGCAGCCCTGTTCAACGAGGTGTTCGATCCCGAAGAGCCCTTGGAGACTGCCGAGGAGCTGACGCGATTCGCTCGCGAGTACCTCGGCGAGAAGATCTTGGACGCCGAGGTCGGGATGACGGGCGCGAACTTCGTCACCGCGGACACCGGCACGCTCGCGCTGGTCACGAGTGAGGGGAATGCCCGCAAGTGCGTGCAGGCGACGGACACCCACGTCGCAGTCGCGGGTGTCGAGAAACTCGTCCCGAGTGTCGAGGATCTCCAACCGTTCGTCGAACTGATCGGGCGATCCGGGACCGGCCAGGACATTACCTCCTACATCTCGCTGTTCACCCCGCCTAGTGACTCCCCCACCTTCGGCGGGAACGAACTCGAATCCGGCGACGACCGCGAGTTCCACCTCGTGCTCATCGACAACGGGCGGATGGAGATGCGCGAGGACGATCAGCTCCGCGAGACGCTGTACTGCATCCGGTGTTCGGCGTGTGCGAACTCCTGTGCGAACTTCCAGCACGTCGGCGGCCACGCCTTCGGTGGCGAGACGTACTCCGGCGGCATCGCCACCGGCTGGGAGGCCGGCGTCCACGGCGAGGACAGTGCCGCCGAGTTCAACGACCTCTGTACGGGTTGTAGTCGGTGTGTGAACCAGTGTCCGGTGAACATCGACATCCCGTGGATCAACACGGTCGTCCGAGACCGCATCAATCGCGGGGAGGACGGCGACTTCGACTTCCTCGTGGAGGGGCTCACCCCGGACGAGGAGCCCGGTGGGGTCGACCTCCAGAAACGGCTGTTCGGGAACTTCGACACCCTGGCGAAACTCGGGTCGGCGTTCGCACCGCTCTCGAACTGGGCCGCACGGACCGGTCCCGCGCGCTCGCTGCTGGAGCGAACTCTCGGCGTCGACAGCCGCCGTGAACTCCCGGAGTTCGAACGTGAATCACTCGTGGAGTGGTTCGAGAAGCGGGGGCCACACGTCGGTCGCGACGAGGCACGCCGACAGGTCGCACTCTACCCCGACGCGTACACGAACTACGTGCGCACGGAGCGCGGGAAGGCGGCCGTCCGCGTCCTCGAAGCGCTCGACATCCGCGTCGACGTTCCGCCCGCAGGCGAGAGCGGGCGCGCCCCGCTCTCACAGGGGATGGTGTCGACGGCCCAGTCCAACGCCGATGCCGTCTACGACGCGCTCGCGCCCGCCATCGCGGCAGGTCACGATGTCGTCGTCATCGAGCCGTCAGATCTTGCGATGTTCCACCGCGAGTACGAACGGCTCCTTCCGGAAGACGACTACGCCGCGCTGCACGAGCAGAGCTACGAACTCATGGAGTACGTCTACGGCCTGCTGGAGAACGGGGGGGATATCGATGTACTCCCTGGCGGCGACGACGAGCGGATCGCCTACCACAGCCACTGCCAGCAGCGGACGCTCGATCTCGAACCGTACACGGTGGCGGTGCTCGAAGACTGCGGGTTCGACGTGACGACCTCGGACGTGGAGTGTTGCGGGATGGCTGGAAGCTTCGGCTACAAGTCCGAGTACTACGAGCTCAGCGTGGACGTCGGCGAGACGCTCGTCGATGAATTCACAACAGAAGACACCGCGGACCGTACTGTCGTCGCCAGCGGGACGTCGTGTCTCGAGCAACTCGACGCACTCCTCACGCGCCGGCCCGCACATCCGGTACGGCTACTCGATACACAGTAG
- a CDS encoding DUF7568 family protein, with product MPRITNWRRESRSPTLAYRNTETGARAVLHRAPDSYRYKWRGAILVDGYPVWSRGYETKDATSFRDELRERPVPDLSCPECPNDDVRVGEKAPDGAKVQRWYDCPDCGYEAPSRIVYGAER from the coding sequence ATGCCCAGGATCACCAACTGGCGACGCGAGAGCCGCTCGCCGACGCTTGCGTATCGGAACACCGAGACCGGTGCGCGAGCCGTCCTGCATCGAGCCCCGGATTCCTACCGGTACAAGTGGCGCGGAGCAATCCTCGTCGACGGCTATCCGGTGTGGTCGCGGGGGTACGAGACGAAGGACGCGACGTCGTTCCGTGACGAACTCCGGGAGCGGCCGGTCCCGGACCTCAGCTGCCCGGAGTGTCCGAACGACGACGTTCGCGTCGGCGAGAAGGCACCAGACGGGGCGAAAGTCCAGCGATGGTACGACTGCCCCGACTGTGGGTACGAAGCCCCCTCACGCATCGTCTACGGCGCCGAACGGTGA
- a CDS encoding DUF7567 family protein yields the protein MSLEVLDRHSEALFEFLWCPVCGQEVFTHIPFEGVFCKNCNTQVELQESQETRGYEEAVLACFDSTTTWNLHVDEKLRRDLPDGSARVKILGAPGAYEVDWWSPEPGEDWGPVERGEFDDVEEPEEISHLA from the coding sequence ATGAGTCTCGAAGTACTTGACCGACACAGCGAGGCACTGTTCGAGTTCCTCTGGTGTCCCGTCTGCGGGCAGGAGGTCTTCACTCACATCCCGTTCGAGGGGGTGTTCTGCAAGAACTGCAACACCCAGGTCGAACTCCAAGAATCCCAAGAGACGCGCGGCTACGAGGAGGCCGTGCTCGCCTGCTTCGATTCTACCACGACCTGGAACCTCCACGTCGACGAGAAACTGCGCCGCGACCTGCCTGATGGGTCGGCGCGCGTGAAGATCCTCGGCGCACCGGGCGCCTACGAGGTCGACTGGTGGAGTCCGGAGCCAGGTGAGGATTGGGGGCCCGTCGAGCGCGGCGAGTTCGACGACGTCGAGGAACCCGAGGAAATCTCTCATCTGGCCTGA
- a CDS encoding TrkH family potassium uptake protein, translating to MNGAVATVGRDLGRILEALGGLMLISLVVPIVWGEYFALPALLVSALVPLGIGWVLYRRFEGAEAPGRFHGMIVAASGWFSVGIFGSLPFLLIAWSVQLGVPGFSTPAQTATLAAFTEPLNAIFESMSGFTGTGLTMTDNEEVLPKTLQWWRTFSEWVGGVGVIVLTTAILSRPGSGSLTLYESEARSKKIHPSIVSTVRTIWWIFILFTFGSILALWLAGMPIWGAINHGMTGLATGGFSITDNSIATYDSVAIDFVLIPIMLLGSIAFPVHYLILQGDLRNFYSDLQTRWVFGYMGIGSALLWAFLYFAGPYETPFAALRYGLFQFVSAATCTGFQTAVDATNVALGRWPSYAQLTVTFGMFVGGAAGSTAGGIKLIRGLTLVKGIRHQIADVFYPESAVRRLEINNRRLNEEEASREFMEAAIIVVLWSTFLVLGTFLLLLTLPSGEYSLANVLFEVASAQGNVGLSSGITGPDSLPTIGKIAFLFHMWIGRLEIIPVLVMLRTIFKRGGVYR from the coding sequence ATGAACGGGGCTGTCGCGACCGTTGGGCGGGACCTCGGACGCATTCTGGAAGCGCTCGGTGGGTTGATGCTCATCTCGCTCGTCGTGCCAATCGTCTGGGGCGAGTACTTCGCGCTCCCGGCGCTACTGGTCTCTGCCCTCGTTCCGCTCGGCATCGGGTGGGTGCTCTACCGACGATTCGAGGGGGCGGAAGCTCCCGGTCGGTTCCACGGGATGATCGTTGCCGCGTCGGGGTGGTTCTCGGTGGGCATCTTCGGCTCGCTGCCGTTCCTCCTGATTGCGTGGAGCGTCCAGCTCGGCGTGCCTGGATTCTCAACGCCGGCGCAGACGGCGACGCTCGCGGCGTTCACCGAGCCGTTGAACGCCATCTTCGAGAGTATGAGCGGCTTCACCGGGACGGGTCTCACGATGACCGACAACGAGGAGGTGCTGCCGAAGACGCTGCAGTGGTGGCGGACGTTCTCCGAATGGGTTGGCGGCGTCGGCGTGATTGTCCTGACGACGGCGATTCTTTCACGTCCCGGGAGTGGCTCGTTGACGCTCTACGAGAGTGAGGCTCGCTCGAAGAAGATCCACCCGAGCATCGTCTCGACAGTACGGACGATCTGGTGGATCTTCATCCTGTTCACGTTCGGGTCGATTCTCGCCCTGTGGCTGGCAGGGATGCCAATCTGGGGGGCGATCAACCACGGGATGACGGGGCTCGCGACAGGCGGGTTCTCGATTACGGACAACTCGATTGCGACCTACGACAGCGTCGCAATTGACTTCGTACTGATTCCGATTATGCTACTCGGGAGCATCGCGTTCCCGGTCCATTACCTCATCCTCCAGGGCGACCTCCGGAACTTCTACTCGGATCTCCAGACGCGCTGGGTGTTCGGCTATATGGGCATCGGATCGGCGTTGTTGTGGGCGTTCCTCTACTTCGCCGGCCCCTACGAGACCCCGTTTGCGGCCCTGCGGTACGGCCTGTTCCAGTTCGTCTCGGCGGCGACCTGTACAGGCTTCCAGACAGCCGTCGACGCGACGAACGTCGCGCTCGGCCGGTGGCCGTCGTACGCACAGCTTACGGTCACCTTCGGAATGTTCGTCGGCGGGGCAGCGGGATCGACGGCGGGTGGTATCAAGCTCATTCGGGGCCTGACGCTCGTGAAGGGGATTCGCCACCAGATTGCGGACGTGTTCTACCCCGAGAGTGCAGTGCGTCGGCTGGAAATCAACAATCGGCGACTCAACGAGGAAGAGGCGAGTCGCGAATTTATGGAGGCCGCGATCATCGTCGTCCTCTGGAGTACGTTCCTCGTTTTAGGGACGTTCCTCCTGTTACTCACACTGCCGTCGGGGGAGTATTCGCTCGCGAACGTCCTCTTCGAGGTCGCCAGCGCCCAGGGGAACGTGGGCCTTTCGTCGGGGATTACCGGTCCTGACTCGCTGCCCACGATCGGGAAAATCGCGTTCCTCTTCCATATGTGGATCGGCCGGCTGGAAATCATCCCGGTCCTCGTGATGCTCCGAACGATCTTCAAGCGCGGAGGGGTCTACCGATGA
- a CDS encoding DUF7342 family protein: MTETWDDVNEQVKTDWKDDTTPFERVYEVVEQTHDGQSAAKIGERALVSEPTARRHCKSLVNTGFAETEQEGQTTLYKRNSDRVLMSRIRELREEVTRPELLDSIQEMKAEIRRYEDRYDVVSPEELAQQLDADETKGWDDLTAWRTTRQNLAVAQAALAYDEARHQLAV; this comes from the coding sequence ATGACCGAGACGTGGGACGACGTCAACGAGCAGGTCAAAACGGACTGGAAAGACGACACCACGCCATTCGAGCGGGTGTACGAAGTCGTTGAACAGACCCACGACGGGCAGTCGGCAGCCAAGATCGGCGAGCGGGCCCTCGTGAGCGAGCCGACAGCGCGTCGCCACTGTAAGTCGCTCGTGAACACGGGCTTCGCCGAGACGGAACAGGAGGGCCAAACGACGCTGTACAAGCGCAACAGTGATCGGGTGTTGATGTCCCGGATCCGCGAGCTACGTGAGGAAGTCACTCGACCGGAGTTGCTTGACAGTATCCAGGAGATGAAGGCCGAGATCCGGCGCTACGAGGACCGGTACGATGTGGTGTCCCCGGAAGAACTCGCCCAGCAACTTGACGCCGACGAGACGAAGGGCTGGGATGACCTCACCGCGTGGCGCACGACGCGACAGAACCTCGCCGTCGCGCAAGCAGCACTCGCGTACGACGAGGCCAGGCACCAGCTCGCTGTATGA
- a CDS encoding DUF6735 family protein, translating to MGHRALVAYERTDGQYTLHYSHWGAANLKLKRRISAESPFGGDDTDSKWAKQLLAELADGLEADAVDGYLADENRPSTVVEPKPRATGLTLNEIVADHLDYLHHEAFFVVSTTFEVTAYRTLWFGLQYDSETVEQGETVGNGALATVRWYDGEPVGDGHLQGQFAALKDVVGDMLDKGVFTPSTARQYLKRKLAEQVGDRQELLIPTGESPFQKASLNHS from the coding sequence ATGGGACACCGCGCACTCGTTGCGTACGAACGCACAGACGGACAGTACACGCTCCACTACAGCCATTGGGGCGCAGCGAACCTGAAGCTCAAGCGCCGAATTTCGGCTGAATCGCCGTTCGGTGGCGACGACACCGACTCCAAGTGGGCGAAACAGCTCCTCGCAGAGCTTGCCGATGGCCTCGAGGCAGATGCGGTCGACGGCTACCTCGCTGACGAGAATCGACCGTCGACGGTCGTCGAGCCGAAGCCCCGTGCCACCGGGCTCACCCTCAACGAGATCGTCGCGGACCATCTCGACTACCTCCACCACGAGGCGTTCTTCGTGGTGTCGACGACGTTCGAGGTGACCGCCTATCGGACGCTGTGGTTCGGCCTCCAGTACGACTCGGAGACAGTCGAACAGGGAGAGACGGTCGGGAACGGCGCGCTCGCGACAGTGCGCTGGTACGACGGCGAGCCGGTCGGCGACGGCCACCTGCAGGGCCAGTTCGCGGCCCTCAAAGACGTCGTCGGCGATATGCTCGACAAGGGCGTCTTCACGCCGTCGACGGCGAGGCAGTACCTGAAACGAAAGCTGGCCGAGCAAGTTGGAGACCGACAGGAGCTGCTCATTCCGACCGGAGAGTCACCCTTCCAGAAGGCGAGCCTGAACCACTCTTAG
- a CDS encoding DUF7342 family protein, with amino-acid sequence MSESSRDGVQSWDKSMSARDRIRAVAETLREPRSVNWISEQADAAWSTTNEELQDLVDQGQLRHVEAGETTRYQPDYTRLLFEEIRSLIEENTREELRNELAAITEEIEKWQATYDVETWEELEQSLADGDLSSDELHERRDVITRWEENLEDRRLIKHALVLYSDVEAAREQMMDVADRAMR; translated from the coding sequence ATGTCCGAATCCTCGCGAGATGGCGTTCAGTCGTGGGATAAGTCGATGAGTGCCCGCGACCGTATTCGAGCAGTCGCCGAGACCCTTCGGGAACCGCGGTCGGTCAACTGGATCAGCGAGCAGGCCGACGCCGCCTGGAGCACGACCAACGAGGAACTTCAGGATCTCGTCGACCAGGGCCAGTTGCGTCACGTCGAGGCCGGCGAGACGACTCGCTATCAGCCGGACTACACGCGCCTGCTCTTCGAGGAAATCCGTTCGCTCATTGAGGAGAACACGCGCGAGGAGCTGCGCAACGAATTGGCCGCGATCACCGAAGAGATCGAGAAGTGGCAGGCGACCTACGATGTCGAGACGTGGGAAGAGCTCGAACAGTCGCTTGCTGATGGCGATCTCTCAAGTGACGAACTTCACGAACGCCGTGACGTGATTACACGCTGGGAAGAGAACCTGGAGGACCGTCGCCTCATCAAGCACGCGTTGGTGCTCTACTCGGATGTCGAAGCTGCTCGCGAGCAGATGATGGACGTGGCTGACCGCGCCATGCGATAA
- a CDS encoding transcription initiation factor IIB — protein sequence MATRDIYETAFDEDVQTDTESNQCPECDGRVTTNAVETVCEDCGLVIEEQRLDHGPEWRGFDEDERDRTGAPLTAARHDRGLSTEIGRGTDANGNELSGQKRRRLARMRREQTRGRFQSKAERNLAHGLGEVRRLASALELSESIRDQACQLFRSAQNEDLLRGRSIEAIAAASVHGACRCNGRSQLLDDILTVATVAESRVTNAYKTLNKELGLPAKPVRPTMYIPRLASDLDCPERIRRRARVLAEAAEEAGVTTGVHPAGFAAACLYTAGQEQGRWVTQYAVAESGNVTPTTVQAHYETLKEQVA from the coding sequence ATGGCAACCAGAGACATCTACGAGACAGCGTTCGACGAAGACGTCCAGACCGACACGGAGTCGAATCAGTGTCCCGAGTGCGACGGCCGGGTCACCACCAACGCAGTCGAAACCGTCTGCGAGGACTGTGGCCTCGTTATTGAGGAGCAACGTCTCGACCACGGGCCAGAGTGGCGAGGGTTCGACGAAGACGAGCGCGACCGGACGGGTGCCCCACTCACTGCGGCCCGCCACGATCGCGGCCTGTCGACGGAAATCGGTCGCGGCACCGACGCGAACGGGAACGAACTTTCCGGGCAGAAGCGACGGCGACTCGCGCGGATGCGCCGTGAGCAGACCCGTGGGCGGTTTCAGTCGAAAGCGGAACGGAACCTCGCACACGGGCTGGGCGAAGTGCGCCGGTTGGCGAGTGCCCTCGAGCTCTCCGAGTCGATTCGCGATCAGGCGTGCCAGCTCTTCAGGAGCGCGCAAAACGAGGATCTGCTTCGTGGCAGATCTATCGAGGCGATCGCCGCGGCCAGCGTCCACGGGGCCTGCCGGTGCAACGGCCGGTCGCAGCTCCTCGACGACATTCTGACGGTGGCGACGGTCGCAGAATCGCGGGTCACGAACGCGTACAAGACACTCAACAAGGAGCTGGGACTCCCAGCCAAACCCGTGAGGCCGACGATGTACATTCCACGGCTGGCATCCGACCTCGACTGCCCGGAGCGGATCCGACGTCGGGCGCGAGTACTTGCCGAAGCAGCCGAGGAGGCGGGGGTGACGACCGGCGTCCACCCGGCCGGCTTCGCCGCGGCCTGTCTCTACACGGCCGGCCAAGAACAGGGGCGGTGGGTGACGCAGTATGCTGTCGCCGAGTCCGGGAACGTCACGCCGACGACTGTCCAGGCGCATTACGAGACACTAAAAGAGCAGGTAGCCTGA